Genomic window (Mycosarcoma maydis chromosome 5, whole genome shotgun sequence):
GTTGGAACCATTTGCGAGCCTGAGCGGGTTTGCCCTCTAGCCAGAACTGTTGGGCTACGGTGGCGAGTACGTAGCTGTCATCAGCGGTTTTTCGTAGAGCGTCGGTCATTTTGGTCTTGCGACCTGCGCGCGGTTCGAGGGCGATGGCGAGAACCCAGAGCAGGCCGGAATCAGGGAGGACTTGAAGTGCGCGAGAGAGGAGCGTTCGGGCTTGCGTAGGATTcggaggagaagaagagagCTCTATGGTGATGGATTCGTACCAGATGAGCGGTGACGAGGGATTCGAGAGGCGCGCACGTTCGAGCAGCGCGCGCGAGCGAATGGTGAGACCAGCGCATGCTTccagtcgagcagcgaggaTCCATAGCGCATCACAGTTGGGAGACCAACGTATTCCTCGGCCCAGATATTCTCGTGCTTTCTTGACGCTCTCTTCGCCAGAGAAGAGGTGCTGAGAGAGCTGCGCTCCCATCATGTACAGCTTGGCGAATTGAGGGAATTGCACCAGCGCCTCATCGATCAACGACAGAGCAGTAGAGGTATATCCGTGATCGCGCTCGAATTGTGCGCTCTTCATCCATACGCGTGCTGAACCCACCTCGACACGCGCGCGTTCAAGCAGCCGCCTGGCAGCTACCAGCTGTCCCTGGCTCGATTCGAGCTGTGccgcagcgagcgagatctTCTCGCTCCCGATGTTGGCGTCAAACGCGCGGATGAGCGTTTGCCTCGCCGCGGCCGTGTCGCCCGCGTCGCGGTGGACAGTCGCCAAGGCAAGCCATAGATCTTCGGCTTTGGCACACGATGTCACTGCGCGTTCCAATAGCGCAATTACGTTTTCTTGGCTaccgtgctgctgctccaacGCTACAGCTTGTGTCCAGATCGCTGGTCGGTCGGGGAAGACGCGTAACGTATACGCCAGGATACTCCTCGCCACCTCGACGCACCCTTTCTCTAacgctgttgctgcatcCCCCACCCACACGGCGCGTCgatcctcctcgtcgacatccagctcgatggTTGCCTTGACAATCGCTCCACACACCATCGGACTACCTTGCCTCTCCACCTGCTCCGCTTCTGCCATCCACTGATCGCGCGACAACTCCACCCCAGCCTTCCTCAACGCTCTGACGGCAGCGACCACGGTCTTTTCCACCTTGACCTCATCCGCCTCGGTCTCTTCGATCAACCTCGCCGCTGCTATCCAGATCTCGTGAGAAGTCGGGatcgtcttcctcgcctCGTTCAATaccttcttggcctcctcCGGTGCGCTTAGCCTCGCTAACGCTAGCcacagctcgacgctcagCGGCACAGCCGCCACCGCTCCACTGAGGAGAATCCTCGCATCCTCTGGGTTCTCCTCCAAATTGACCAGCTCCTTCCATAGCTTCACACTGGCAGGGATGTATTCCAGACTTTTTCGGAGGACGCGTTTTTTGCTTTCGCTATCGGTTTCCAGCTCGACCGCTTTGAGCCAGATGGGGACCGATTGAGAGACGTGTGCgatcgagcgagcgaggatTACTTTAGCGTTGTCTTTTGTATTGAGCCGCGCCGCTTCGAGCCAAATATCTTGTGATCGTGGGCAGTGATCGCATCCCTGCTGAATGATCTTGCGTGCATTTGACATTTTGCCTGCCACTTCTTCGACTCGCGCGGCTGCAATCCAGCCAGGCGCGTGAGAAGGGTTGGTTTTGATCACGGAATCTAGCAGGCTGCGCGCTTTCTTGATGTCTccgatctcggcatcgctcTTGATCACTGTGGACGAAAGTTCGGTGAGGTATCCTTTCGGATCGATCGAGGTAGCTGTGCCAGAGGCCGAGGCTTGATCTAGCTGATGTGACAAGATCTTGTTTCTTGCTTCACCAATTTCGGTGAGCGAAGTAATCGTTCCTCCGGCGTCCTGGTCAGCATCTTGCATCTGGTCCGGAGTGAGCGCCGACACTACGGCGTTCCTATCGCGATTTCCGACCAGGATCGTATCCGAGATGGCAAACGAGCGCGTATTGCGCGCTTCTCGtttcgctgctgccttgcGCCGCTTGCCCGTGACGCTTCCGGATTCGGTGAGCGCAGCCCACTGGTCTTCTGTGACACTACTAAGCCCACGTTTGAGATCGGCGAACTGGGCGCTGATCAGTGGCTTTTCTGCTCTCGCCctgtctctctcttcctTCTGGCGAGCTTCTCTGAACTTCTTGCGGCGTGAGTCCATCTTTGCATCGACAGCTTCCCAAATCCGATCCGCCTCTTGGTCGTCCTTTTCGTACACGGCGCCGGCGAACAAGCCAGTTTCGTTCTCTGGATCCTGGAAGCGTGCCTGCTCTTCGTCACCCGGTCCATCATCGTCGGGGTCATCGGCGTCGTCCGCATTGCCGTTCGACCTGTGctcggacgaggaagcggtCAGACGAGCAGGTCCGATATCCGCTCGTGTCGTGAATCCCGAAGCACCACGTCCGAGACCCGCGACGTAGCCGGCGGGTGCCTGCATGGACAGAAACGCGAGTTTGTTGGGCTTGTCCGACATCTTGTGGCGCGAAAGTGGCGTCAAAGACGGCGCCAATCAACGCTGCAGTGCTTGACACGTCCGTGTTGGTCGTGTCTGCGTTCCAAGAAAGCGTGCAATGGAGTCGAGAAGAGTGAAGAAATCGtcacaaacacacacaacgcagccgcagccattctgattcacgattcagccACGAGCAAACGTATCGAGTCGGGTTGCAAATTCCtccacattcacaattcacgatttacaGCGTTGAAATTTCACAGCCgcgagcacagcacagcgcagtccaagtcacagtcacgagtcacagttgtgagttgcAAGTGTACGTTTTGTGAGTCTCAGAGCTTCAgtgctcgacgctcgctGCAGGATTCTGTGGCTCAGGGTCCAATGCGTAGGCGATGaggctgcgactgcggCTGCGTGTTGGCTTGTCTACTTTGTTGGCATACGTGACAGCTTATCCAAGGCAGacgatcgactcgatcatAGAAAGAGAAATCAGAAGAGAGCCAGATGGTTTGcaatgcgatgcgatgagGTAATGGTACAGAGACAGAGGGACAGACTACATTGGAGGGTGGTTATGGCGTGGTCGAAATCGAGCAAAGTCATT
Coding sequences:
- a CDS encoding putative pre-mRNA splicing factor prp1 — translated: MSDKPNKLAFLSMQAPAGYVAGLGRGASGFTTRADIGPARLTASSSEHRSNGNADDADDPDDDGPGDEEQARFQDPENETGLFAGAVYEKDDQEADRIWEAVDAKMDSRRKKFREARQKEERDRARAEKPLISAQFADLKRGLSSVTEDQWAALTESGSVTGKRRKAAAKREARNTRSFAISDTILVGNRDRNAVVSALTPDQMQDADQDAGGTITSLTEIGEARNKILSHQLDQASASGTATSIDPKGYLTELSSTVIKSDAEIGDIKKARSLLDSVIKTNPSHAPGWIAAARVEEVAGKMSNARKIIQQGCDHCPRSQDIWLEAARLNTKDNAKVILARSIAHVSQSVPIWLKAVELETDSESKKRVLRKSLEYIPASVKLWKELVNLEENPEDARILLSGAVAAVPLSVELWLALARLSAPEEAKKVLNEARKTIPTSHEIWIAAARLIEETEADEVKVEKTVVAAVRALRKAGVELSRDQWMAEAEQVERQGSPMVCGAIVKATIELDVDEEDRRAVWVGDAATALEKGCVEVARSILAYTLRVFPDRPAIWTQAVALEQQHGSQENVIALLERAVTSCAKAEDLWLALATVHRDAGDTAAARQTLIRAFDANIGSEKISLAAAQLESSQGQLVAARRLLERARVEVGSARVWMKSAQFERDHGYTSTALSLIDEALVQFPQFAKLYMMGAQLSQHLFSGEESVKKAREYLGRGIRWSPNCDALWILAARLEACAGLTIRSRALLERARLSNPSSPLIWYESITIELSSSPPNPTQARTLLSRALQVLPDSGLLWVLAIALEPRAGRKTKMTDALRKTADDSYVLATVAQQFWLEGKPAQARKWFQRATHAAPNIGDHYAIWYKFEQQHGTQHHIDTLHTLVLDAKPKYGLLWPQIRKDPKYKDRTNVDVLKLVADKIVPLK